From one Flavobacterium sp. N502536 genomic stretch:
- a CDS encoding YifB family Mg chelatase-like AAA ATPase, with amino-acid sequence MLVKVYGSAVFGVEATTITVEVHMDKGIGYHLVGLPDNAIKESCYRIAAALKNNGLNFPGKKITINMAPADLRKEGSAYDLTLAMGILVASDQLKAPEIDRYIIMGELSLDGSLQPIRGALPIAIKAKEEGYKGFFLPIQNAKEAAIVTGLEIYGVEKLQDVIHFFNGKGTLEPTIIDTRAEFYKNLDFPEFDFSDVRGQESIKRCMEIAAAGGHNIILIGPPGAGKTMLAKRVPSILPPMTLREALETTKIHSVAGKLKEVGLMNQRPFRSPHHTISNVALVGGGSYPQPGEISMAHNGVLFLDELPEFKRDVLEVMRQPLEDREVTISRAKFTVTYPSSFMLVASMNPSPSGFFNDPAMPNTSSPHEMQRYLSKISGPLLDRIDIHIEVTPVPFEKLADDQKAESSAEIRKRVTAAREIQSIRFETIENVHYNAQMSSKLIREFCVLDDESKELLRTAMERLNLSARAYDRILKVARTIADLQGVPHVISQHIAEAIQYRSLDREGWLG; translated from the coding sequence ATGCTGGTAAAAGTTTACGGAAGTGCCGTTTTTGGAGTAGAAGCAACGACAATTACGGTAGAGGTACATATGGATAAAGGGATTGGTTATCATTTAGTTGGATTGCCGGATAATGCCATAAAGGAGAGCTGTTATCGGATTGCTGCGGCGCTTAAGAACAACGGATTGAATTTTCCCGGAAAAAAAATAACCATAAATATGGCTCCGGCCGACCTGCGTAAAGAAGGTTCTGCCTATGATTTAACTTTGGCGATGGGGATTCTGGTGGCTTCCGATCAACTAAAAGCACCCGAGATTGATAGATACATTATTATGGGAGAACTATCTTTGGACGGTAGTTTGCAGCCTATCCGGGGAGCACTGCCTATCGCGATAAAAGCGAAAGAGGAAGGCTATAAAGGTTTTTTTCTGCCGATTCAAAATGCAAAAGAAGCCGCTATAGTGACTGGCTTGGAGATTTATGGTGTTGAAAAACTGCAGGATGTTATTCACTTTTTTAATGGAAAAGGAACGCTTGAGCCGACCATTATCGACACTCGTGCCGAATTTTATAAAAACCTGGATTTCCCCGAATTTGATTTTTCAGATGTACGCGGGCAGGAAAGTATAAAACGCTGTATGGAAATTGCGGCGGCCGGCGGTCATAATATTATTTTAATTGGTCCGCCCGGAGCCGGAAAAACAATGCTGGCCAAGCGAGTGCCTAGTATTTTACCTCCTATGACTTTGCGTGAAGCCCTTGAAACAACAAAAATTCACAGCGTTGCAGGAAAGTTAAAAGAAGTGGGGTTAATGAATCAACGGCCGTTTAGAAGCCCGCATCACACTATTTCAAACGTTGCCCTTGTGGGTGGAGGAAGTTACCCACAGCCCGGAGAAATTTCGATGGCTCACAATGGCGTTTTGTTTTTAGACGAATTACCGGAATTCAAGCGTGATGTTTTAGAGGTAATGCGCCAGCCGCTTGAAGATCGGGAAGTTACTATTTCGCGTGCTAAATTTACAGTAACGTATCCCTCTTCGTTTATGCTTGTGGCCAGTATGAATCCCAGTCCCAGTGGTTTTTTCAATGATCCTGCGATGCCCAATACTTCTTCGCCGCATGAGATGCAGCGCTATTTGAGTAAGATATCGGGGCCATTACTGGATAGAATCGACATTCATATTGAAGTCACACCGGTTCCTTTTGAAAAACTGGCCGATGATCAAAAAGCCGAAAGCAGTGCCGAAATTCGCAAACGGGTCACTGCTGCGCGAGAAATTCAAAGTATACGTTTTGAAACAATCGAAAACGTACATTACAATGCACAAATGAGCAGTAAACTTATTCGGGAATTTTGTGTATTGGATGATGAGTCAAAAGAGTTATTGAGAACGGCCATGGAGCGATTGAATCTGTCAGCAAGAGCCTATGACAGAATCTTGAAGGTCGCGCGAACGATAGCCGATTTACAAGGAGTGCCCCATGTAATCTCACAGCATATTGCCGAAGCGATTCAGTACCGAAGCTTGGACCGCGAGGGCTGGCTGGGGTAG
- a CDS encoding ABC-F family ATP-binding cassette domain-containing protein yields MVILQHISYLHSNKNLLFDKITFTVNPHQKIALIGNNGVGKSTLLKIIAGESEPVDGLLKTDSKPYYLPQIFGQFNQLTIAQALQVEDKLNALHEILNGVVSEENLTILNDDWTIEERCNEALQYWQLQDLDRNQKLGTLSGGQKTKVFLAGISIHEPKLVLLDEPSNHLDISGRELLYEFIKKSASTLIVVSHDRKLLNLLQVVYELSGQGITVYGGNYDFYTEQKQIENKALSQDIQSKEKALRKAKEKEHETLERQNKLDSRGEKKQKKAGVSRIMMNTLRNNAENSTAKTKGVHAEKIGTIAKDLQKLRSTLPDIDQMKFGFDKTNLHKGKILFKASAINHSYNDQLLWKNKLHFQILSGQRIALKGANGSGKTTLIKIITGQLQPKTGNVYKANSKSIYIDQDYSLIENQISVYEQAQKFNTSGLQEHDLKMKLDKFLFSQNDWNKPCFALSGGEKMRLMLYCLTLNSEAPDMIILDEPTNNLDIQNIEILTAAVNEYKGTLIVVSHDILFLDEIHIENFIELS; encoded by the coding sequence ATGGTTATTTTACAGCATATCTCCTACTTACATTCAAACAAGAATTTGTTGTTTGATAAAATTACTTTTACAGTTAACCCTCACCAAAAAATTGCTTTAATTGGCAATAACGGTGTTGGAAAATCAACCTTATTAAAAATTATTGCAGGCGAATCAGAACCTGTCGACGGTTTATTAAAAACAGATTCCAAACCCTATTATCTGCCTCAAATTTTCGGGCAGTTTAATCAGCTTACGATTGCTCAGGCGCTTCAGGTTGAAGACAAACTGAATGCTTTGCACGAAATTCTTAACGGAGTCGTTTCTGAAGAAAACCTTACTATTTTAAACGACGACTGGACAATTGAAGAGCGTTGCAATGAAGCCTTACAATACTGGCAGTTGCAGGATTTAGACCGGAACCAAAAACTCGGAACGCTGAGCGGCGGACAAAAAACAAAAGTTTTCCTGGCCGGAATTTCGATTCATGAACCAAAACTGGTTTTACTCGATGAACCAAGTAATCATTTGGACATTTCGGGAAGAGAATTATTATATGAATTTATAAAAAAGAGCGCTTCAACTTTGATTGTAGTAAGTCACGATCGAAAATTATTGAATTTACTGCAGGTTGTTTATGAATTATCAGGACAGGGAATAACAGTTTACGGTGGTAATTATGATTTTTATACTGAACAAAAACAGATCGAAAATAAGGCTTTGAGTCAGGATATTCAAAGTAAAGAAAAAGCGTTACGCAAAGCAAAAGAAAAAGAACATGAAACTCTGGAACGTCAAAACAAACTGGACTCCCGTGGTGAAAAGAAGCAGAAGAAAGCCGGAGTTTCAAGAATTATGATGAACACTTTGCGAAACAATGCCGAAAACAGTACGGCCAAAACAAAAGGTGTTCATGCCGAAAAAATTGGAACTATTGCTAAGGACCTGCAAAAATTGCGGTCAACATTACCTGATATTGATCAAATGAAATTTGGTTTTGATAAAACAAACCTTCATAAAGGAAAAATACTTTTCAAAGCATCAGCAATTAATCATAGTTATAACGATCAGTTGTTGTGGAAAAATAAGCTTCATTTTCAAATTCTAAGCGGGCAGCGTATCGCCCTCAAAGGTGCAAACGGCTCCGGAAAAACGACATTGATAAAAATAATCACGGGCCAATTGCAACCCAAAACAGGAAATGTTTACAAAGCCAATTCTAAATCAATTTACATTGATCAGGATTATTCACTTATTGAAAATCAAATTTCAGTTTATGAACAAGCACAGAAATTTAATACTTCCGGTTTACAAGAACATGATCTGAAAATGAAACTTGATAAGTTTCTGTTTTCACAAAATGATTGGAACAAACCCTGTTTTGCTTTAAGCGGAGGTGAAAAAATGCGACTGATGCTTTACTGTTTAACCCTCAATAGTGAAGCTCCGGATATGATCATTCTGGATGAACCAACAAACAATCTTGATATTCAAAATATCGAAATTCTGACCGCAGCTGTAAACGAGTACAAGGGGACTTTAATTGTGGTTTCGCATGATATCCTTTTTTTAGATGAAATTCATATTGAGAATTTTATAGAATTAAGTTAA
- a CDS encoding nuclear transport factor 2 family protein, giving the protein MTANKQTVTEYMEAFRVSDHKRILDCLTDDVIWEMPGVYQHVGKEAFDKEIENDNFTGSPTIQILKLIEENDIVIAEGAVQGNMKNGNKLDAVFCDVFEMEKGKIKKLTSYLMSKNASLKFE; this is encoded by the coding sequence ATGACAGCAAATAAACAAACCGTAACCGAATACATGGAAGCTTTTAGGGTAAGCGATCATAAGCGAATTTTAGATTGTCTTACTGATGATGTGATTTGGGAAATGCCCGGAGTTTATCAGCATGTTGGTAAAGAAGCTTTTGACAAAGAAATCGAAAACGACAATTTCACAGGCAGTCCCACCATTCAGATCCTAAAACTGATTGAAGAAAATGATATCGTTATTGCTGAAGGTGCGGTTCAGGGAAACATGAAAAATGGCAATAAACTGGATGCTGTTTTCTGTGACGTTTTTGAAATGGAAAAAGGAAAAATTAAAAAGCTCACCTCCTATTTAATGTCTAAAAATGCCAGTTTAAAATTTGAATAA
- a CDS encoding GNAT family N-acetyltransferase: MKNTDENKLDNPVWHSLSESHSAFALDYDGTKFYNPDYCPFGGFIKPESTLKAAKQYASISDSFFIVGEKPEIADSLKIVKELICLQMVVSDKIQLTVDTEIARLTENHNAELLQLVNLVQPGYFKPKTPLLGNYYGIFKESQLVAVTGERMKMNDFTEVSAIITHPDHTGKGYAKQLITAVVNRILDENKTPFLHVVESNIGAISLYEKLGFRTRRKISFWNVSKKQ; encoded by the coding sequence ATGAAAAATACAGACGAGAATAAATTAGACAATCCGGTTTGGCATTCCTTATCCGAAAGTCATTCCGCATTTGCTCTTGATTATGACGGTACTAAATTTTACAATCCGGACTATTGCCCGTTTGGAGGTTTTATAAAACCGGAAAGCACTTTAAAAGCCGCAAAGCAATATGCATCTATATCGGATTCTTTTTTTATAGTGGGTGAAAAACCTGAAATCGCCGATTCTTTAAAAATAGTCAAAGAACTGATTTGCCTGCAAATGGTTGTTTCCGACAAAATTCAGCTTACAGTAGATACTGAAATTGCCAGACTTACCGAAAATCATAATGCCGAATTATTACAATTGGTTAATTTGGTTCAGCCGGGGTATTTTAAACCCAAAACTCCTTTATTAGGCAATTATTACGGAATATTTAAAGAATCCCAATTGGTCGCAGTTACTGGCGAACGTATGAAAATGAACGATTTCACAGAAGTGAGCGCTATTATCACTCATCCCGATCACACCGGAAAAGGTTATGCCAAACAATTGATTACAGCTGTTGTCAATAGGATTTTAGACGAAAATAAAACTCCTTTTTTACATGTGGTTGAAAGTAATATTGGAGCCATTAGCCTGTATGAAAAACTAGGTTTTAGGACAAGAAGAAAAATCAGTTTTTGGAATGTTTCTAAAAAACAGTAA
- a CDS encoding alpha/beta hydrolase: MNKFFTLALLFLSTTFMFGQTNKAKTTETRKPFVLGVIDEIQSKELGEKRILNIYLPEGYKAEDATKYPVIYLLDGSADEDFIHIAGLVQFNSFEWINQVPKSIVVGIATVDRRRDFTFPTTIEKDQKRFPSSGHSDKFIAFIEKELQPFIEKNYKANDSKTIMGQSLGGLLAAEILLKKPTLFNKYVIVSPSIWWNNASILNQDSALFQENFNQQTQIYLAVGKEGLTPTEIPRVMEVDANLLAEKIKASKSKNIQVYFDYLPLENHATILHPAASNSFRFFYPIKEKE; encoded by the coding sequence ATGAACAAATTTTTTACCCTTGCCCTTTTATTTCTCTCTACAACTTTTATGTTTGGCCAAACCAATAAAGCCAAAACAACAGAAACCAGAAAACCATTTGTATTGGGAGTTATCGATGAAATTCAATCGAAGGAACTGGGCGAAAAAAGGATTCTGAATATTTATCTCCCGGAAGGGTACAAAGCAGAGGATGCAACAAAATATCCGGTAATTTATTTGTTAGACGGTTCAGCTGATGAAGATTTTATTCATATCGCCGGTCTGGTACAATTTAATAGTTTTGAATGGATCAATCAGGTGCCTAAATCAATTGTTGTGGGAATTGCAACTGTCGACAGAAGAAGAGACTTTACCTTTCCGACAACTATTGAAAAAGATCAAAAAAGGTTTCCCTCATCCGGTCATTCTGATAAATTCATTGCTTTTATCGAAAAAGAGTTGCAACCTTTTATTGAAAAAAACTACAAGGCCAATGATTCAAAAACCATCATGGGGCAATCATTGGGAGGCTTACTCGCTGCTGAAATTTTATTAAAGAAACCAACACTTTTTAATAAGTACGTTATCGTGAGTCCAAGTATTTGGTGGAATAATGCATCGATTCTAAATCAGGATAGTGCTCTTTTTCAGGAAAATTTTAATCAGCAAACCCAAATTTACCTTGCAGTTGGTAAAGAGGGGCTTACTCCAACCGAAATTCCAAGAGTAATGGAAGTCGATGCCAATTTACTGGCTGAAAAAATTAAAGCCTCAAAAAGCAAAAACATACAAGTCTATTTTGACTATCTCCCACTTGAAAATCATGCTACTATTTTACATCCCGCAGCTTCGAATTCGTTTCGTTTTTTCTATCCGATAAAAGAGAAAGAATAA
- a CDS encoding PorT family protein, translating into MKKQALFLILALIISINSYSQIVFEHGYIINQNNQKIECQIENQDWKNTPTSFRYQLPDNTNIITADIKTVKEFAITGQSKYIRSLVKIDRSSKNIESMSTDKNPDLKEETLFLKVLVEGKASLYSYNDGNLRRFFYKMDNTEIKQLIYKTYLSENYSIAKNNYFREQLFIDMKCENILQKEYEFLDYNSTKLLKFFIKYNKCSDTNFATFEPKEKKDVFNLTLRPRLNNSSLSISDHFDFKFDSKTNLSLGLEAEFILPFNKNKWTIIAEPTHQYYSGEKSKQTSNLSGGEVNAKVDYKSIELPIGIRHYFFLNNNSNIFVNASLLFDFDLNSKIELTRKDGSLVNKLDVSSRNTLVFGIGGKFRDRYSIEFRYLASRKILSNYQTWSSSFSTTSIILGYSFF; encoded by the coding sequence ATGAAAAAACAAGCCTTATTTCTTATATTAGCTCTTATAATAAGCATTAACAGTTATTCTCAAATAGTTTTCGAACACGGTTACATTATTAACCAAAATAATCAAAAAATAGAGTGTCAAATCGAAAATCAAGACTGGAAAAATACTCCTACCAGCTTCAGATACCAACTCCCTGACAATACGAATATCATTACTGCGGATATAAAAACTGTAAAAGAATTTGCAATCACCGGACAAAGTAAATACATCAGATCTTTAGTTAAAATAGACCGCTCCTCAAAAAACATAGAAAGTATGAGTACGGATAAAAATCCTGATCTTAAAGAAGAAACGCTCTTCCTGAAAGTACTTGTTGAAGGAAAAGCATCTCTCTATTCATATAACGACGGAAACTTAAGACGTTTCTTCTACAAAATGGACAATACCGAGATAAAACAGTTGATTTACAAAACATATCTAAGCGAAAATTATTCAATTGCCAAAAACAACTACTTTAGAGAGCAGTTATTTATTGACATGAAATGCGAAAATATCCTTCAAAAAGAATATGAATTTTTAGACTACAACTCCACTAAACTGCTAAAATTTTTCATCAAGTACAACAAATGCAGTGATACTAATTTTGCCACTTTTGAGCCTAAAGAAAAGAAAGATGTCTTTAATTTAACCTTAAGACCAAGACTAAATAATAGTTCTTTATCAATAAGCGATCATTTTGACTTTAAGTTTGATTCTAAAACAAATCTTAGTCTGGGTCTTGAAGCAGAATTTATTCTCCCTTTTAATAAAAATAAATGGACAATAATCGCAGAGCCAACTCATCAATATTATAGTGGGGAAAAATCAAAACAAACCTCCAATTTGTCAGGTGGTGAAGTAAACGCAAAAGTAGATTATAAATCAATAGAACTGCCAATAGGAATTAGACATTACTTTTTCCTTAATAATAATTCCAACATATTTGTAAATGCTTCTTTGTTATTTGATTTTGATTTGAACTCGAAAATAGAACTCACCAGAAAAGACGGTTCGTTAGTAAATAAATTAGATGTTAGTTCCCGTAACACCTTAGTATTTGGAATTGGTGGAAAATTTCGTGACAGATACAGTATAGAGTTTAGATATTTGGCTAGCAGAAAGATTTTAAGCAATTATCAAACCTGGAGCTCCTCATTTTCAACGACATCTATCATACTAGGTTATTCCTTTTTCTAA
- a CDS encoding rhodanese-like domain-containing protein translates to MKKVTILFLVSFCFTGCVAQTQTAKTPTAMTEQQPYPKALVDYDDFKNLVTEVEKARAKHLVSLDRFLKMSREDNTIILDTRSDFRYNRKHLKGAIHIDFTDFTQENLHQLIPDPNTRILIYCNNNFNGDPIDFASKMAMPKSAPESQILANRKPVMLALNIPTHINLYGYGYKNIYELDELVHVNDKRIKFEGTEVK, encoded by the coding sequence ATGAAAAAAGTAACAATCCTGTTTTTAGTATCATTTTGTTTCACAGGCTGTGTCGCTCAAACGCAGACAGCCAAAACTCCTACCGCAATGACAGAGCAGCAACCTTATCCCAAAGCATTAGTTGATTACGATGATTTTAAAAATCTGGTTACCGAAGTCGAAAAGGCAAGAGCAAAACATCTGGTGAGTCTTGATCGCTTTCTTAAAATGAGCCGCGAAGACAATACCATTATTCTGGACACACGCTCTGATTTTCGTTACAACCGAAAACACTTAAAAGGGGCTATCCATATTGATTTCACCGACTTTACACAGGAAAACCTGCATCAGTTAATTCCCGATCCCAACACCAGAATATTGATTTACTGCAACAACAATTTTAATGGTGACCCGATAGATTTTGCCTCAAAAATGGCTATGCCTAAAAGTGCCCCTGAATCTCAGATTTTAGCCAACAGAAAGCCTGTTATGCTGGCGCTGAACATTCCTACACATATTAACCTTTATGGGTACGGCTATAAAAACATCTACGAACTTGACGAATTGGTTCACGTAAATGATAAAAGAATTAAGTTTGAAGGAACGGAAGTGAAGTAA
- a CDS encoding VOC family protein codes for MKTKKIWANLGVENLDRTTKFYNDLGFTPNGHNTNEELRSFIFGDDNFIIHFFIKERFKWAVNDEMADLKLGNEIIFSLSAESKEEVDQWLSDVKNAGGVIFAEPQNYAKGYFFGFSDPDGHKFNVLYWPE; via the coding sequence ATGAAAACTAAAAAAATATGGGCAAATTTAGGCGTAGAAAATTTAGACCGAACAACTAAATTCTACAATGATTTAGGTTTTACACCAAACGGTCACAATACAAATGAAGAACTCCGAAGTTTTATTTTTGGTGACGACAATTTCATTATTCATTTTTTTATAAAAGAACGTTTTAAATGGGCCGTCAACGATGAAATGGCCGACCTTAAACTGGGAAACGAAATTATTTTCTCGCTTTCAGCCGAAAGCAAAGAAGAAGTAGACCAATGGTTATCTGACGTAAAAAATGCAGGAGGCGTTATTTTTGCTGAACCTCAAAATTATGCCAAAGGCTATTTCTTTGGATTCTCTGATCCGGATGGTCATAAATTTAATGTGCTGTACTGGCCGGAGTAA
- a CDS encoding VOC family protein has translation MKNKSNPVVYFEIPVANIERAIQFYSAVFSFEFERERIHDNEMAFFPLTEGNTGISGALAQGEIYKPTLNGTLVYFNTEDIEETLHLAVINGAEILFPITSNGEFGWVAEFKDCEGNRIALHMRKKE, from the coding sequence ATGAAAAACAAGTCAAACCCCGTTGTTTATTTTGAAATTCCGGTAGCCAACATCGAAAGAGCCATACAATTTTACTCGGCCGTTTTTAGTTTTGAATTTGAGCGGGAGCGTATTCATGATAACGAAATGGCTTTTTTTCCGCTTACCGAAGGTAATACTGGTATTTCGGGAGCTTTGGCGCAAGGAGAAATATACAAGCCAACTTTAAACGGAACTCTTGTGTATTTTAATACTGAAGATATTGAAGAAACGCTGCATCTGGCTGTAATAAATGGTGCCGAAATCTTATTTCCAATAACCTCAAATGGCGAATTTGGCTGGGTTGCAGAATTTAAAGACTGCGAAGGAAACAGAATTGCGTTGCATATGAGGAAAAAAGAATAA
- a CDS encoding DinB family protein, whose protein sequence is MNRQGAVGALLDIYEQAILDLTNVIKSIPDDALTIIIDEETTNEDCKSIQTILSHVVSSGYSYAISIHNLKGPTIQRPDKIFHLTIAEYLTDLTNVFLFTENIFKEIKDDELEQFDDSLKIKTGWGQLYDIEQITEHAIVHILRHKRQIEKIKSGKLN, encoded by the coding sequence ATGAACAGACAAGGAGCGGTTGGCGCATTGCTTGATATCTACGAACAGGCAATTTTAGATCTTACCAACGTTATTAAAAGTATTCCGGACGATGCTTTGACCATTATCATAGACGAAGAAACAACAAACGAAGATTGTAAATCCATACAAACCATACTGTCGCATGTTGTAAGTTCCGGTTATAGTTATGCCATCAGTATCCATAACCTGAAAGGACCGACTATTCAACGACCTGACAAAATTTTTCATTTGACCATTGCCGAATATCTGACAGATTTGACGAATGTTTTCCTCTTTACCGAAAACATTTTCAAAGAAATTAAAGACGATGAACTAGAACAATTTGACGATTCACTAAAAATAAAAACAGGTTGGGGACAATTGTACGACATTGAACAAATTACAGAACATGCGATTGTACATATTCTTCGTCACAAACGACAAATTGAAAAAATAAAATCCGGCAAATTGAACTAA
- the aac(6') gene encoding aminoglycoside 6'-N-acetyltransferase produces the protein MDIEVISAQNLKQLVELVLELWNDCSFDEEFESYKSIIDSENEICYVVRDQEDYIAFVHLSTRNDYVEGAEDLPVAYMEAIYVKPAYQKQGIARRLTKVAEDWAKQKGFKQIASDTDLGNSASIDFHQKAGFTEVERIVCFIKNL, from the coding sequence ATGGACATTGAAGTAATCTCAGCACAAAATTTAAAGCAGCTTGTCGAATTGGTTTTAGAGCTTTGGAACGACTGCTCGTTTGACGAAGAATTTGAAAGTTATAAATCGATCATAGATTCAGAAAATGAAATTTGTTATGTGGTTAGGGATCAGGAAGACTACATTGCGTTTGTACATTTAAGTACGCGAAATGATTATGTTGAAGGCGCTGAAGATTTACCAGTTGCTTATATGGAAGCTATTTATGTGAAGCCAGCGTATCAAAAACAAGGTATTGCCAGAAGGTTAACAAAAGTTGCTGAAGACTGGGCGAAACAAAAAGGATTTAAACAAATCGCGTCTGACACCGACTTGGGTAATTCAGCAAGCATTGATTTTCATCAAAAAGCTGGTTTTACCGAAGTTGAGCGAATAGTGTGCTTCATTAAAAATTTATAA